One region of Flavobacterium sp. GSB-24 genomic DNA includes:
- a CDS encoding HNH endonuclease — translation MAVENWTREQTVVALNTYCKIPFNRVSSNHPEIIRISKIIGRSANSLKMKIGNFGSFDLELKAKGIVGLANASKLDKIVWDEFSSNWENLGYESELIISNFANKPIEKTSKIDLDNLPLGKEREAIIKARVNQNFFRSTILSSYNSKCCITGLSIPDFLVASHIIPWAKDDKIRLNPHNGVCINSIHDKAFDKGFITITTDYKIKVSKYFSDYKFDNAVEDFFLKYQNKSILLPDRFLPSKEYLDFHQTTIFKK, via the coding sequence ATGGCAGTAGAAAATTGGACTCGAGAACAAACAGTAGTAGCCTTAAATACGTATTGCAAAATTCCATTTAATAGAGTTTCATCAAATCATCCTGAGATAATCCGGATCTCTAAGATCATAGGCAGAAGCGCTAATTCCTTAAAAATGAAAATCGGAAACTTTGGAAGTTTCGATTTAGAATTAAAAGCAAAAGGAATTGTTGGATTAGCGAACGCAAGTAAACTTGATAAAATCGTTTGGGATGAATTTAGTAGCAATTGGGAAAATCTCGGCTACGAAAGTGAATTAATTATTTCTAATTTTGCAAATAAACCTATTGAAAAAACTTCAAAAATTGATCTCGATAATTTACCATTAGGCAAAGAGAGAGAAGCAATTATAAAAGCAAGAGTCAATCAGAATTTCTTTCGCTCAACAATTCTTTCATCATACAATTCTAAATGTTGCATAACAGGATTATCAATTCCAGATTTCCTTGTTGCAAGCCATATAATTCCCTGGGCTAAAGATGACAAAATTAGATTAAATCCTCATAATGGAGTTTGTATAAATTCAATTCATGATAAAGCTTTCGATAAAGGCTTCATAACTATTACAACCGATTATAAAATAAAAGTCTCCAAGTACTTCAGCGATTATAAATTTGATAATGCTGTAGAAGATTTCTTTTTAAAGTATCAAAATAAATCAATCCTTTTACCTGACAGATTCCTTCCCTCCAAAGAATATTTAGATTTTCATCAAACAACAATTTTTAAAAAATGA
- a CDS encoding nuclear transport factor 2 family protein: MKKTFLLLLFVASFANAQTEKDKINQTLDAWHKAAADVKFDAYFNTLADDAIYIGTDATENWQKKDFKTWAKPYFDKGTTWNFKALERHIFFDKTRKLAWFDELLDTQMKICRGSGVLVKVGKEWKIQHYVLSMTIPNDEVDAVTKIKSPIEDALIAKLQKK; encoded by the coding sequence ATGAAAAAAACATTTTTACTTCTGTTATTCGTTGCTTCTTTTGCAAATGCTCAAACTGAGAAAGACAAAATAAATCAAACATTAGATGCTTGGCACAAAGCCGCTGCCGACGTAAAATTTGATGCTTATTTCAATACTTTGGCAGACGATGCTATTTATATAGGAACCGATGCAACCGAAAATTGGCAGAAAAAGGATTTTAAAACTTGGGCAAAACCGTATTTCGATAAAGGAACAACATGGAATTTTAAAGCATTAGAACGCCACATCTTTTTTGACAAAACTAGAAAATTAGCTTGGTTTGACGAATTGCTGGACACTCAAATGAAAATCTGCCGTGGTTCTGGAGTTTTGGTAAAAGTGGGTAAAGAATGGAAAATCCAGCATTATGTTTTATCCATGACCATTCCGAATGACGAAGTTGATGCTGTAACCAAAATCAAATCTCCAATTGAAGATGCTTTAATAGCAAAGCTTCAAAAGAAATAA
- a CDS encoding ammonium transporter codes for MKIEKRWIISFIMISVVCTIGAFWPTVTENSYVLSEFGTTDHIVPADVAWMLTSSCLVLIMTPGLSFFYGGMVGKKNVISTMLQSFICLGVVTLLWVVVAFSLAFGEPVGFGSGDHFYSFFGNPTTFAFMDYVGVLPHKQLANTIPFMLFALFQMKFAIICPAIITGSFAERVRFISYLVFISLFTIFIYAPLCHAVWYPTGVLGSYFGVKDFAGGTVVHMSSGFAALAGVIVLGKRKNSQHIPTNIPFVLLGTGMLWFGWFGFNAGSALAANGTAAMAFATTTTSSAAAMLTWIFFDRMNGRKVSALGACIGAVVGLVAITPAAGYISVPESMFFGFVTALVSNTAVNCKYSKRFDDTLDVFACHGVGGIMGMILTAIFAHGENASLLHGGWNVFGHHMMALVLVSIFTFFGAYFLFKVTNFIIPLRVSEESEHIGLDLSQHDETLDPKSKPITEPHYG; via the coding sequence ATGAAAATAGAAAAACGCTGGATTATTTCCTTTATCATGATCAGTGTCGTATGTACGATAGGTGCATTTTGGCCAACAGTAACAGAAAATAGTTATGTCCTATCAGAATTTGGAACTACAGATCATATTGTTCCTGCCGATGTTGCCTGGATGCTTACTTCAAGCTGTCTGGTACTCATCATGACACCTGGATTGTCTTTCTTTTACGGCGGAATGGTTGGTAAAAAGAATGTAATTTCAACTATGCTTCAAAGTTTTATCTGTCTAGGAGTGGTAACGCTTTTATGGGTTGTGGTAGCTTTTAGTCTTGCTTTTGGAGAACCGGTTGGTTTTGGTTCTGGAGATCATTTTTACAGCTTTTTCGGGAATCCGACAACTTTTGCTTTTATGGATTATGTTGGGGTTCTGCCTCATAAACAATTGGCAAATACGATTCCGTTCATGCTTTTTGCTTTGTTCCAAATGAAATTTGCCATTATATGTCCGGCAATTATCACGGGTTCATTTGCAGAACGTGTTCGTTTTATTTCTTATTTAGTTTTCATTAGTTTATTTACCATTTTTATATACGCTCCTTTATGTCACGCCGTTTGGTATCCGACAGGTGTTTTAGGAAGCTATTTTGGAGTAAAAGATTTCGCAGGAGGAACTGTAGTTCATATGAGTTCTGGTTTTGCTGCTTTAGCTGGTGTTATTGTTTTAGGAAAAAGAAAAAACAGTCAGCATATTCCAACCAATATTCCATTTGTATTATTAGGAACTGGAATGCTTTGGTTTGGATGGTTCGGTTTCAACGCTGGTTCTGCTCTTGCTGCCAACGGAACAGCCGCTATGGCTTTTGCAACTACTACAACCTCATCTGCAGCCGCAATGTTAACGTGGATCTTCTTTGACAGAATGAACGGAAGAAAAGTTTCTGCATTAGGTGCCTGTATCGGAGCGGTTGTTGGTCTTGTGGCGATTACCCCTGCTGCGGGATATATCTCTGTACCAGAAAGTATGTTCTTCGGATTTGTAACGGCTTTGGTTTCTAACACGGCTGTAAATTGTAAATATTCAAAAAGATTTGACGATACACTTGACGTTTTTGCCTGTCACGGTGTTGGTGGAATTATGGGAATGATTTTAACGGCTATTTTTGCTCACGGAGAAAATGCTAGTTTACTTCACGGAGGCTGGAATGTTTTTGGACATCACATGATGGCATTGGTATTGGTTTCAATCTTTACTTTCTTCGGAGCTTATTTCTTGTTTAAAGTAACCAATTTCATTATTCCGTTAAGGGTTTCTGAGGAGTCAGAACACATCGGATTGGATTTATCACAACACGACGAAACTTTAGATCCAAAATCTAAACCAATTACAGAACCTCATTACGGTTAA
- a CDS encoding HPF/RaiA family ribosome-associated protein, which yields MKVQINTDKNIDGHARLESYFSAELEKGLARFEDKITRIEVHFGDENGEKFSLQDKKCVIEVRPVKLQPITVTEHADTLEKAFSGALAKIKKSLTTTFEKIKAH from the coding sequence ATGAAAGTACAAATCAACACCGACAAGAATATTGATGGACATGCAAGATTAGAAAGTTACTTTTCTGCAGAATTAGAAAAAGGTTTAGCTCGTTTTGAGGATAAAATTACCCGAATAGAAGTTCATTTTGGAGATGAAAATGGAGAAAAATTCAGTCTGCAAGACAAAAAATGCGTAATCGAAGTTCGTCCTGTAAAATTACAGCCAATCACTGTTACAGAACACGCTGATACGCTTGAAAAAGCATTTAGCGGGGCTTTGGCAAAAATTAAAAAATCGTTGACTACAACTTTTGAAAAAATAAAAGCACATTAA